A single Gopherus flavomarginatus isolate rGopFla2 chromosome 24, rGopFla2.mat.asm, whole genome shotgun sequence DNA region contains:
- the NDUFS7 gene encoding NADH dehydrogenase [ubiquinone] iron-sulfur protein 7, mitochondrial translates to TALWLLFTAPRLTRAGIFLLRPSAVTPAHTQSLHETPATRHADSPSQVRQKSTAVVQKKSYVPTSRGEYIVTKLDDLINWARRSSLWPMTFGLACCAVEMMHMAAPRYDMDRFGVVFRASPRQADVMIVAGTLTNKMAPALRKVYDQMPEPRYVISMGSCANGGGYYHYSYSVVRGCDRIVPVDIYVPGCPPTAEALLYGILQLQKKIKREKKIQIWYRK, encoded by the exons ACTGCCCTGTGGCTTTTGTTCACAGCTCCTCGCCTGACCCGGGCTGGGATATTTCTTTTGCG GCCCAGTGCTGTGACCCCTGCTCACACCCAGTCACTCCATGAGACACCAGCCACCCGCCATGCTGACAG CCCCTCCCAGGTCCGGCAAAAGAGCACTGCCGTTGTCCAGAAAAAATCCTATGTCCCTACCAGCCGGGGAGAGTATATTGTCACCAAACTCGATGACCTAATCAACTGGGCTCGTAGG AGCTCCCTGTGGCCGATGACCTTTGGCCTGGCGTGCTGTGCGGTGGAGATGATGCACATGGCAGCTCCTCGCTATGACATGGATCGCTTCGGGGTGGTGTTCCGGGCCAGCCCCCGGCAGGCGGACGTCATGATTGTGGCTGGCACCCTGACCAACAAAATGGCCCCAGCCCTTCGGAAG GTTTATGACCAGATGCCTGAACCACGCTACGTGATCTCCATGGGAAG CTGTGCTAATGGTGGCGGTTACTACCACTACTCCTATTCCGTGGTGAGGGGCTGCGACCGCATTGTGCCAGTGGACATCTACGTCCCAG gCTGCCCACCCACCGCCGAAGCACTGCTCTATGGCATCCTGCAGCTGCAGAAGAAAATCAAGCGGGAGAAGAAGATTCAAATCTGGTACAGGAAATAG